The proteins below come from a single Hirundo rustica isolate bHirRus1 chromosome 6, bHirRus1.pri.v3, whole genome shotgun sequence genomic window:
- the BRMS1L gene encoding breast cancer metastasis-suppressor 1-like protein gives MPVHSREKKENNHDEMEVDYGENEGSSSEEEETESSSVSEEGDSSEMDDEDCERRRMECLDEMSNLEKQFTDLKDQLYKERLSQVDAKLQEVIAGKAPEYLEPLAALQENMQIRTKVAGIYRELCLESVKNKYECEIQASRQHCESEKLLLYDTVQSELEEKIRRLEEDRHSIDITSELWNDELQSRKKRKDPFSPDKKKPVVVSGPYIVYMLQDLDILEDWTTIRKAMATLGPHRVKPEPPVKLEKHLHSARSEEGRLYYDGEWYGRGQTICIDKKDECPTSAIITTINHDEVWFKRPDGSKSKLYISQLQKGKYSIKHNHN, from the exons ATGCCGGTCCATTCCcgggagaagaaggagaataATCACGATGAGATGGAGGTGGACTACGGAGAGAACgagggcagcagctctgaggaggaggagaccgAGAGCTCGTCCGTCTCCGAGGAGGGGGACAGCTCAG AAATGGATGATGAGGACTGTGAAAGAAGAAGAATGGAATGTTTAGATGAAATGTCGAATCTTGAAAAGCAGTTTACAGACCTTAAAGATCA aCTTTACAAAGAAAGATTAAGTCAAGTGGATGCAAAGCTACAAGAAGTCATAGCTGGAAAAGCGCCTGAATACTTAGAACCTTTGGCAGCTTTACAAGAAAATATGCAAATCCGAACCAAGGTGGCAG GTATCTATAGGGAGCTTTGCCTGGAATCTGTGAAGAACAAATATGAATGTGAAATTCAAGCCTCTCGACAGCACTGTGAG AGTGAGAAGCTTCTCTTGTATGATACTGTACAAAGTGAACTAGAAGAGAAGATTAGAAGGCTTGAAGAAGACAGACATAGCATTGACATTACCTCAG AATTATGGAATGATGAGCTCCAgtccaggaagaaaaggaaggatcCATTTAGCCCAGATAAGAAGAAACCTGTTGTTGTATCAG GCCCTTATATAGTTTATATGTTACAAGATCTTGATATACTTGAAGACTGGACAACAATAAGGAAG GCAATGGCTACGCTGGGGCCACACAGAGTAAAGCCAGAAC CACCTGTCAAATTAGAAAAGCATCTACACAGTGCTAGATCGGAAGAAGGAAGACTCTATTATGATGGCGAGTGGTACGGACGAGGGCAGACGATATGCATTGATAAGAAAGATGAATGTCCTACAAG TGCCATAATTACAACAATAAACCATGATGAAGTTTGGTTTAAAAGACCGGATGGAAGCAAGTCCAAGCTGTATATTTCTCAgctacaaaaaggaaaatattcaatAAAACATAACCACAACTGA